One part of the Megachile rotundata isolate GNS110a chromosome 16, iyMegRotu1, whole genome shotgun sequence genome encodes these proteins:
- the LOC143266092 gene encoding uncharacterized protein LOC143266092, producing the protein MPPKGCLLQANLNHSARAQDLFVHTLAEWQGGLAVAAEPYRVPEHPHWFGDDVGSVAVAWSTLSGSSVCKLITRGRGFVAVNWDGTAVVGIYAPPSWTLARFEEFLDWLPACIARSLPRPLLVLGDFNSKAEA; encoded by the coding sequence ATGCCCCCTAAGGGCTGTCTCCTCCAGGCCAATCTGAACCACTCGGCTAGGGCTCAGGACCTTTTTGTCCATACCCTGGCCGAGTGGCAGGGAGGGTTGGCTGTGGCCGCAGAGCCTTATAGAGTCCCCGAACATCCGCACTGGTTTGGGGACGATGTGGGCTCCGTGGCAGTCGCGTGGTCCACCTTGTCCGGATCCTCGGTCTGCAAATTGATCACTCGCGGCCGAGGATTCGTGGCTGTGAATTGGGACGGAACCGCGGTGGTGGGAATTTATGCACCGCCCAGCTGGACCCTCGCAAGATTTGAGGAGTTTTTGGACTGGTTGCCAGCGTGTATTGCGCGCAGTCTTCCCCGTCCGCTCCTGGTGCTGGGAGACTTCAACTCCAAGGCTGAAGCCTGA